The genomic interval TCGAGCAGCCCGGCTCGCGCCATTCGAAGCCGGCCTTGATGAAGATCTTGTCCAGACCCTCGGCCTCGGCCTGTTCCTTCACCAGTCCGGAGCCCGGCACGATGATGGCGTTGACGTTGGCGTTGACGGTCTTGCCCTCGGCGACCTTGGCGGCGGCGCGCAGGTCTTCGATGCGGCCGTTGGTGCAGGAGCCGATGAACATCCGGTCGATCTTGATGTCGGTGATCTTGGTGCCGGGGGTCAGGCCCATATAGGCCAGCGCGCGCTCCTTGGAGAGCCGCTTGGCTTCATCGGCGATGTCAGCCGGGTTCGGCACGCGGCCAGTGACCGAGATCACGTCCTCGGGGCTGGTGCCCCAGGTGACGATCGGCGGCAACGCGGCGGCGTCGAGCTTCAGCTCGTGATCGAAATGCGCGCCGTCGTCGGAGCGCAGCGTCTCCCAATAGCGCAGCGCGGCGTCCCAGGCAGCGCCGTTCGGCGCCAGCGGACGACCCTTCAGGAATTCGTAGGCGCGCTCGTCGGGCGCGATCAGGCCGGCGCGGGCGCCGCCTTCGATCGACATATTGCAGACCGTCATGCGGCCTTCCATCGACAGCGAGCGGATCGCGTCGCCGGCGTATTCCAGCACGTAGCCGGTGCCGCCCGCGGTGCCGATCTCACCGATGATCGCCAGGATCACGTCCTTGGCGGTGACGCCGTCCGGCAGCTTGCCGTCGACCGTCACGCGCATGTTCTTGGCCTTCTTTTGGATCAGCGTTTGGGTCGCCAGCACATGCTCGACCTCGGAGGTGCCGATGCCGTGCGCCAGCGCGCCGAACGCGCCGTGGGTCGAGGTGTGGCTGTCACCGCAAACGATAGTGGTGCCGGGCAGCGTGAAGCCCTGCTCCGGGCCGATGACGTGGACCACGCCCTGACGCTTGTCGAACTCGTTGTAGTAGGTGATGCCGAAGTCGCGGGCGTTCTCCGCCAGCGCGGCGATCTGCTCGGCGCTTTCCGGATCGGGATTGGGCTTGGAGCGATCCGTGGTCGGCACGTTGTGATCGACCACCGCCAGCGTTTTCTCCGGCGCGTGCACCTTGCGGCCGGCGGTGCGCAGACCTTCGAACGCCTGCGGCGAAGTCACTTCGTGCACCAGATGGCGGTCGATATACAGCAGGCAGGTGCCGTCTTCGGCCTCGTGGACCAGATGGTCGTTCCAGATCTTGTCGTACAGCGTGGTGGGCTTAGCGGACATGGTGTCGGTCCTTCGGAAGGATCTTTGATTTGTCGAAGTGAGCAGGATCGCGCGGCGCCAATGCGCCGTCGGCTGATCAGCTAATCAGCGCGGCCGTGGTCAGCCGGCCGAAGAACCGCCACGGCAGGCGGCTGCGGTCGTCGAGCACAATCTTCGAGGCGTGGCGGCGGTTTGGAAACATTCCATCCATATAGCACGTCGCGGCAGGGCCACAACGCTTCGCCGAGCAGACAGGCGCACGGCGCAGGCGCAACAAAAAAGCGCGACCCGAAGGCCGCGCTTTCGAAATCCGAAATGTCGAAGCGCCGATTACTCGGCGGCAGCGGCCGCGACGGTGCGGTCCTGCTTCTTCTCGACGATGCGGGCCGACTTGCCGCGCAGGTTGCGCAGGTAATACAGCTTGGCGCGACGCACCTTGCCGCGGCGCACAACCTTGATCGAATCGATCATCGGCGACAGCAGCGGGAACACGCGCTCCACGCCCTCGCCGTACGAGATCTTGCGCACAGTGAAGCTCTCGTTGATGCCGCCGCCCGAGCGGCCGATGCAGACGCCTTCGTAGGCCTGCACGCGCGAACGCTCGCCTTCGACGACCTTCACGTTGACGATCACGGTATCACCGGGACCGAACTCCGGAATCGTCTTGCCGGCCGACAGCTTGTCGAACTGCTCTTTTTCGAGCGTCTGAATCAGGTTCATCGATAATTCTCCATCGGCGGCGCGCCCGACCATCCCGGCGCGGGCTGCGCAAAGATCCATTGTCCTGCCATTGCACGGATTTGGCGGTGCTATACGGCAATCTTGGGGGTTTGTCACCCGTCCGTCTTGTTTTTTGGCGTTTTTTGCGATTCGCCCTTTGCCCGAATGGTTTGCGCCGGCCTAGCAGCCCACAAATCCGGTCGCCGGGCCTTGGTCAGGGCCTCTGCTTCGCCCAGACGCCACGCCGCGACCTTGCCGTGATCGCCCGACAGCAGCACCTCGGGGATCGGCCGGCCCTCGAACGTCTGCGGCCGGGTGTATTGCGGATATTCCAACAGACCGGCCGAAAAGCTCTCGTCGGTCGAGGATTCCAGCTTGCCCATCACGCCCGGCAGCAGCCGGACGCAGGCATCGATCAGCGCCATCGCGGCGACCTCGCCGCCCGACAGCACGTAATCGCCGATCGAGACCTCCTCCAGCCCGCGCGCGTCGATCACCCGCTGGTCGATGCCTTCGAACCGGCCGCAGACGATCAGCGCCCCGGGGCCGGCCGCCAGCTCGGCAACGCGCGCCTGGGTCAATGGCCGACCGCGCGGGCTCATCACCAAACGCGGGCGGTCCGCGGATGCGTCCACGGCGTCGATTGCGGCCGCCAGCACGTCCGCCCGCAGCACCATGCCGGGGCCGCCGCCCGCCGGAGTGTCGTCGACGCTGCGGTGTCGGTCAGTGGCCGAGTCCCGGATATCGCGCGCCTCCAGGCCCCACAGCCCGGACGCCAGCGCCCGCCCCGCCAGGCTGACGCCGAGCGGGCCGGGAAACATCTCCGGAAACAGGGTGAGGACAGTGGCGCGCCAGGTCATGCAGGGCCTGCAACAGGTGAGGCGTCATGCGCGGGCTTGACCCGCGCATCCATCATCTTCGCGAGACGATGGATCGCCGGGTCGGGCCCGGCGATGACCACAGAGAATGTAGCAGCGTTCGGCCGGACCGATCGACGCGCCTTCACGCCTCCGGATGGTTCGGCGTGTCGCCTTCGATCTCGTTCGGCGGTTCGATCACCACCTGACCGGCGGCGAGGTCGACGGTCGGCACCACCGCATTGGTGAACGGCAGCAGCAGCGTCGGACCTGACGGCGGCGCAATTTCGATGATGTCGCCGGCGCCGAAATTATGGATCGCCACCACCTTGCCGAGCGGATCGCCCGTCGTGGTGACCGCGGCGAGCCCGATCAGGTCGGCGTGGTAGTACTCGTCGGCCTCGGTCGGCGGCAGCTTGTCGCGCGCCACATAGAGCTCGACGCCGTTGAGCCGTTCGGCCTCATCGCGCGTGGTGACGCCTTTCAGCGTCACCACCAGATGGCTCTTGGCCTCGCGCGCGCTCGCAATCTCGAACTGGCGCGCGCCGTCCTTGGTCACGAGCGGACCGTAGTCGCTCACGGCGAACGGATCGGCGGTGAAGCTCCACAGCCGCACCGCACCGCGCACGCCATGCGGCGCGCCGATCCGGGCGACGCAGATGAGCCCGGACGGCATCAACCGCCCCGCTTACTTGCCGTCAGCGGCCTTGCGCTCCTTGCGCGGCACCGCCTTCTCGGGGTTGTTGCGGGCTTCACGCTTGCGGACACCGGCGGTGTCGAGGAAGCGGGCCACGCGGTCCGACGGCTGCGCGCCCTTGGCGAGCCAATCCTTGACCTTGTCGAGGTCGAGCTTGAGGCGGGCTTCGTTGTCCTTCGCCATCAGCGGATTGAAGTAGCCGAGACGCTCGATGAAGCGGCCATCGCGCGGGAAGCGCGAGTCGGCGACGACGACGTGATAGAACGGGCGCTTCTTGGTACCAGCGCGCGCGAGGCGGATGACGACGGACATTGCGGATCTCCTAGGTGGGGGTTCGTGTGTGTGTTTGTGACTAAATGATTAGTTCGTCATTCCGGGGCGCGCGAAGCGCGAACCCGGAATCCCGAGCTGTTCTGGGAGAGAGAGATTCCGGGTTCGCCGCTGCGCGGCGCCCCGGAATGACAAAAGCGAGGGAGTGCTCGGGCTCATTTCTTCTTCCCGAGGAAGCCGCCGAGGCCCGGCAACGTCGGCTTGCCGGACAGGCCGGTAAGGCCCGGCAGATTGGGCATGCCGCCGCGCAGCGACGCCGGCAGATCCTTCGGCAACTCCGGCAGCCCTTCGGGCATGTCGCCGCTCTTCATCTTTTCCTGCATCGCCCTGATCTCGTCCGGCGAGGGCAGACCGCCGCCGAAGCCCATCGCCTTGGCGAAGCCAGCCATCGGGCCGCCCTTGCCGCGACCCACGGCCTTCATCATGTCGGCCATGTTGCGATGCATCTTCAGCAGCTTGTTGACGTCCTCGACCTTGATGCCGGCGCCGGCGGCGATGCGCTTCTTGCGGCTGGCCTTGAGGATGTCGGGGTTCTTGCGCTCCTCGCGGGTCATCGAATCGATGATCGCAACCTGGCGCTTGAGCACCTTGTCGTCGATCCCGGCAGCCGCGATCTGGTTCTTCATCTTCGAGATGCCGGGCATCAGACCCATCAGGCCGCCGATGCCGCCCATCTTGGTCATCTGCAGCAGCTGATCGCGCAAGTCCGTCAGATCGAACTTGCCCTTGCGCATCTTCTCGGCGACGGCGGCGGCCTTTTCGGCATCCAGCGTCGCAGCAGCCTTTTCGACCAGCGAGACGATGTCGCCCATGCCGAGGATGCGGCTGGCGATCCGGCTCGGATGGAAGTCTTCGAGGGCGTCGGTCTTTTCGCCGGTGCCCATGAGCTTGATCGGCTTACCGGTGACGGCACGCATCGACAGCGCGGCACCGCCGCGGCCGTCGCCGTCGATACGGGTCAGCACGATGCCGGTGAGGCCGACGCGCTGATCGAACGCGCGGGCGAGGTTGACGGCGTCCTGACCGGTCAGCGAGTCGGCGACCAGCAGCACTTCGTGCGGATTGGCGGCAGCTTTGATCTCGGCCGCCTCGGTCATCATCTCTTCGTCGAGCGTGGTGCGGCCGGCGGTGTCGAGCAGCACGACGTCGTAGCCGCCGAGCTTGCCGGCTTCCATCGCACGCCGGGCGATATCCGGCGGCTGCTGACCGGCGACGATCGGCAGCGTGTCGATCGAAAGATCGCGGCCGAGCACCGCGAGCTGCTCCATCGCGGCCGGACGATAGACGTCGAGCGAAGCCATCAGCACCTTGCGCTTGTCGCGCTCGGTCATGCGGCGCGCCAGCTTGGCGGTGGTGGTGGTCTTACCTGAGCCTTGCAGACCGACCATCATGATCGGCACCGGCGGCACGGCGTTGAGGTCGATCGACTGAACTTCGGACCCCAGCGTGGCGATCAGCTCGTCATTGACGATCTTGACCACCATCTGGCCGGGCTTGACCGACTTGACGACGGTGGCGCCGACCGCCTGCTCGCGGACCCGCTCGGTGAACGAGCGAACCACTTCGAGCGCGACATCGGCTTCCAGCAGCGCGCGACGGATTTCGCGCATCGCCGCATCGACATCGGCCTCGCTAAGCGCACCGCGCCCGGTCAGCCGATCGAGAATGCCACCCAGCTTTTCCGACAGATTGTCGAACATCGGCCCAATTCCAGCGACGGCCTTCCGGCGAAAGGCCTACAAAACCAAACACTTATGGCGCCCGAGGGCGCATCGCGCTGTCGGACGTTGACCTCCGGCCTCTTAGGACCGGGCGGCGGATCGAAAGACAAGCCTTTCGAGAATTCGGCGATCCATACGCGCTCGACGGGCGAAGCGCAAGACTGGTCCGCCGGCGCGCGGTTTCGTCTCCTGCAAGGCACCCCGTGCGCGCGGCCGGCACCTCCCTCGGCGAGGGTACTATTGTGTAGGGCCGGAGGCGTCCGGGTCCCATAGCGAGACAGACCGGTCGAATTCGCAAGGCCCGCTTAAGGCGAATTTCGGCAAGTCGCCGCCCACGCCGCCGCTCCCCGTAG from Rhodopseudomonas palustris carries:
- the trmD gene encoding tRNA (guanosine(37)-N1)-methyltransferase TrmD; this encodes MTWRATVLTLFPEMFPGPLGVSLAGRALASGLWGLEARDIRDSATDRHRSVDDTPAGGGPGMVLRADVLAAAIDAVDASADRPRLVMSPRGRPLTQARVAELAAGPGALIVCGRFEGIDQRVIDARGLEEVSIGDYVLSGGEVAAMALIDACVRLLPGVMGKLESSTDESFSAGLLEYPQYTRPQTFEGRPIPEVLLSGDHGKVAAWRLGEAEALTKARRPDLWAARPAQTIRAKGESQKTPKNKTDG
- the ffh gene encoding signal recognition particle protein codes for the protein MFDNLSEKLGGILDRLTGRGALSEADVDAAMREIRRALLEADVALEVVRSFTERVREQAVGATVVKSVKPGQMVVKIVNDELIATLGSEVQSIDLNAVPPVPIMMVGLQGSGKTTTTAKLARRMTERDKRKVLMASLDVYRPAAMEQLAVLGRDLSIDTLPIVAGQQPPDIARRAMEAGKLGGYDVVLLDTAGRTTLDEEMMTEAAEIKAAANPHEVLLVADSLTGQDAVNLARAFDQRVGLTGIVLTRIDGDGRGGAALSMRAVTGKPIKLMGTGEKTDALEDFHPSRIASRILGMGDIVSLVEKAAATLDAEKAAAVAEKMRKGKFDLTDLRDQLLQMTKMGGIGGLMGLMPGISKMKNQIAAAGIDDKVLKRQVAIIDSMTREERKNPDILKASRKKRIAAGAGIKVEDVNKLLKMHRNMADMMKAVGRGKGGPMAGFAKAMGFGGGLPSPDEIRAMQEKMKSGDMPEGLPELPKDLPASLRGGMPNLPGLTGLSGKPTLPGLGGFLGKKK
- the rplS gene encoding 50S ribosomal protein L19 gives rise to the protein MNLIQTLEKEQFDKLSAGKTIPEFGPGDTVIVNVKVVEGERSRVQAYEGVCIGRSGGGINESFTVRKISYGEGVERVFPLLSPMIDSIKVVRRGKVRRAKLYYLRNLRGKSARIVEKKQDRTVAAAAAE
- the rimM gene encoding ribosome maturation factor RimM (Essential for efficient processing of 16S rRNA), with translation MPSGLICVARIGAPHGVRGAVRLWSFTADPFAVSDYGPLVTKDGARQFEIASAREAKSHLVVTLKGVTTRDEAERLNGVELYVARDKLPPTEADEYYHADLIGLAAVTTTGDPLGKVVAIHNFGAGDIIEIAPPSGPTLLLPFTNAVVPTVDLAAGQVVIEPPNEIEGDTPNHPEA
- the rpsP gene encoding 30S ribosomal protein S16, whose protein sequence is MSVVIRLARAGTKKRPFYHVVVADSRFPRDGRFIERLGYFNPLMAKDNEARLKLDLDKVKDWLAKGAQPSDRVARFLDTAGVRKREARNNPEKAVPRKERKAADGK
- the leuC gene encoding 3-isopropylmalate dehydratase large subunit, producing the protein MSAKPTTLYDKIWNDHLVHEAEDGTCLLYIDRHLVHEVTSPQAFEGLRTAGRKVHAPEKTLAVVDHNVPTTDRSKPNPDPESAEQIAALAENARDFGITYYNEFDKRQGVVHVIGPEQGFTLPGTTIVCGDSHTSTHGAFGALAHGIGTSEVEHVLATQTLIQKKAKNMRVTVDGKLPDGVTAKDVILAIIGEIGTAGGTGYVLEYAGDAIRSLSMEGRMTVCNMSIEGGARAGLIAPDERAYEFLKGRPLAPNGAAWDAALRYWETLRSDDGAHFDHELKLDAAALPPIVTWGTSPEDVISVTGRVPNPADIADEAKRLSKERALAYMGLTPGTKITDIKIDRMFIGSCTNGRIEDLRAAAKVAEGKTVNANVNAIIVPGSGLVKEQAEAEGLDKIFIKAGFEWREPGCSMCLAMNPDKLAPEERCASTSNRNFEGRQGFKGRTHLVSPAMAAAAAIAGHFVDIRDWH